CAACTGGAGGTAATTGTGGGGTGACCAAGGACCTTACACCATCTCCTCAGAAGCGAAGGCCTCCCCATCGTCGTCCCCATCAAAGCCATCGTTCAAATCAGCGGTTTCTGCGTAGCCCTCCAAATTTTCGAAAGCTTCTGGCGGCTTAATCTCCAACTGGTTGATAAATTGAATCATGCGATCGCCCTTTTCGAGTGCCCGGTCTTCCACAAAAGAGATTTCAGGCGATCGTCTGAGGCGAACCCGTTGCCCTAAAGTGCGTCGCACAAAACTCCGACTCGCTTGGAGACCTTCCATGGTTTCTGCCCGTGCCGCCTCAGAGCCATAAATGCTCACAAAAATTTTGACATGTTGCAAGTCCCCAGACACTTCCACATCGGTGATGCTGACCATCCCCGCACCCACCCGGTCATCTTTGATATCTTGCAAAAGCATCAAGCTCACTTCCCGCTTAATCAGAGAAGACACCTTAGACACCCGTCGATCATTTGCCATAACTCAACTCTCCTAAAACCCTGCGCCCTACTGTGTCTATCATGCCACCAACGGTTT
The nucleotide sequence above comes from [Synechococcus] sp. NIES-970. Encoded proteins:
- the rbfA gene encoding ribosome-binding factor A → MANDRRVSKVSSLIKREVSLMLLQDIKDDRVGAGMVSITDVEVSGDLQHVKIFVSIYGSEAARAETMEGLQASRSFVRRTLGQRVRLRRSPEISFVEDRALEKGDRMIQFINQLEIKPPEAFENLEGYAETADLNDGFDGDDDGEAFASEEMV